The DNA segment AGATGGTTAACAATCTAATTATCATTTCTGCTTTTTAACCAGATATAATTTGTGAATATCCGAGTTCAAAAGTTAAGGAGAATCTTTTTACATCTTCAGAAAATAGCTCAAGTGGATTTCTGAAATAACTGCTCACCTTCCATTGTTAATTATTTCTAAACTCAAGACAAATTTTCAGTTCTTTGTGGAAAAACAGAGGCCGCTGCCGCCTGAGGATGCCGGATTTGGATCTTTTGTTCATTCCTGGTTGATCTTTTCTTATAAGGTGATAAATGTTGACTATAGTACAGTGTCAGTGGTGAAAACAGTGCTTTGGTAAATGTAGTAAAACGTTCTTTATACAAGATGCCAAAACAGGAAATTTTATTATGGATTTTAATGTACTGGTTATATTTGtgcattgatatttttattttattttactgctttGGCTGATCCTAGTGGCGTTAATTTAAGGTAGTGTGTCTACAGAAACTTTGTGTTTTTAGTATCTATTCTGTAATTTAGACAGATCAGACACTTTTTttcaaactgaaaaatgaaacACTGGAAAGATTACTGATGTTCAATACATTATCATTACAGTATATGTGTTAATAATATTCAACAGAGTATCTGTGGAgtataataatttattttaatgttgAATTTCAGTTAAAAAGCCTCTAAACTGTTAGAAATGCTCTGTAAACTCTCTATAGATGGACAAGGGAGGTAAAACCTTATTCCAGATgtaaaaaaatatgcaattatgtagtgtatatttatggattGTGGTGTTTTGTGCACTTATGTGTACTGTGAAAAGCATTTTACTGTTGTAGCTTGACCTGGTGGAGTTAAATTCGAACTAAAACAGTCAGTCTACAATGACTTTGTAATATTTTAAGAGCATGTGTTCAATATTTAGTGTGAAATGTAAATGGATAAGATCAATTTTAACCaaacaatgataaaaaataaGGATGATTCCATGGATGACTCATCTACTTTCACAATGAAACAGTGAAAAAGTGAATAATAACAGTATATACAGTGATTTTTCAACTGTCAAATCTCAGATAAGTTTTTGACATGTTAGAAACTCTGTAAATTCTCTATAGGTGAAAAATCTGAATCCATAAATAAAGTGCTTTAGCAAAAACATTAGTCTGGATGTAAATATGTGTAATTCCAATATGTGATGGtagtattttgtgtatttatgtgtactCTAAAAAGCATTTTACTGCTGCTACTCCTGGTTGTGATGGAGCAGATTTAGTACTTTAGTTACATCAGGGatgtattgataaaaaaaacgCTATAGACAAATATTAGTTTTTAAAGTAACTAATGCTGGAAACGACATTATTTTCTgcttatttgtcttattttattgttatatgtCTGCCCTTTTTTGACAAAGAAATCTTCATTTTTATATGGATATAATTCAACCCTTAAACcagttgttcccaaccttttttggcccatgactccattttaatatcacaaatttctggcgaccccagatgtttaaaacagagactttttttttttttttgctaaaattaatttgtttttgatcatgtaatgatTTGCTATACCatgatgcaaataaatgttaattttagacgacatttaggctatataatgtatattattatggacggaggtgtagattactgcacaaactgagaattttattttccttggtcaggatatgtacagccagtccagcttggatttacaaggctgacaattaatactgaacaaacgagaactcaaactatgaattatgaaagagctgcagcatctgaaaccgaccacaatgaacatttgacagataaacagtaccacagtgcttcagtttcagcttcacagtttgtcatgtcttttatgtattgtgattgtctctctcaactcattgtatattttttattagtaagttttattttcattcttatcaattactagaaatttcaggtgaccccatttgaattccaggcaaccccaaggttgaaaaacactgccttaaacaCATTATCTTTAGATGAACACAGACGCTAACAttcaaattcattaaaaaaacttaaataaaacatATAATGTCTGCCTCTGTTATCTCATATACTGATATCAGgaaatatcagccaatatattatACATCAGTACATCATAGTTTCATcatattctctttgtttttcgTGTTTAGTGTCTTGAACAGATGTGGGATAAAAACACAACACCATCAGTCATAGGTGTGGGTGTAAATGGGCATAAAATCCTCCAGGTTGATGAGTTCTCTCTTCTCTTTGACATCCAGCTCTGCTCCAAGCTGTCCGGGCCTTGATGATCGTTGGGATTGTTCTGGGAGCCATCGGCTGTCTGATCGCCATATTTGCCCTGAAGTGCCTGAAAATGGGAAACATGGAGGACAACATCAAAGCTACGATGACTCTGACTGCTGGCATCATGTTTCTTCTTGCAGGTGCAGTGATGCTTTGTTGACAATTTATAGTTTTCTTTGCCGTTAGTAAGGCATTTCTCAAGTTTATTCCTTTAATTTCAGGTGTCTGTGGTATTGCCGGGGTGTCGGCCTTTGCTAATCTGATTGTGCAGAGTTTCCGCTTCACTACATATGCTGATGGTGGATTCAGTATGTATGGAGGAGCCGGTGTTGGTGGACTCACCGGAGCTCTCACTCCGAGGTGAACATGCATACAGTGATGTTTTACAGTAATTCTGCCGACCCCGTGCTGTAATCGTCCTTGTCTTTCCTCAGATACACCTTTGGCCCTGCTCTTTTTGTTGGATGGATCGGTGCAGCCAtcttggtggtgggaggggtcaTGATGTGTCTGGCCTGCCGTGGAATGTCTCCTGACAGAAAGCAGAGGTATggatccaactaattctgtaaagccctgtgaggcagccttgttgtgatataaggctctacaaataaaattgaactgaactgaattgaatcgaATTTAATTGGTCTCATTAGTGGAGGAAAAAAACAGCTAGTAATTGACCTTTAACTCTTTatactcattgaaatactctgaaattcaacatttcaacctcagtgtgttattggacatcatctacctccttgttggttgccatgacaacagtctccctcctcttgccataaagcagcacttgctaaaaagtaaacacatgcaataatacAACTTTTATAGGGTCATACCctcacaaaaatcactcatattcactatttaccgCTTCAAAATTcccataaaatctctctgaaccTCACTTAGGCActggattggccccatatttaatgtttgaaatGACCAAACATAGTCACTTGCACAATCCAGGGTTAACAGGAGCAGAACTTCTCttttacagcaaaaaagtaaCACATGAAAGCTGCTAAACGGAGCAATGACCCACTTTCTACTAATCACTCATTTCCTGCCAATGACCAGTGTAGATTGTATGTTGAAAAGCAATGATAGACAGAAATCTTTGATGAACAACAATATAATAACCCTCTGATATATTTTGTTATGGTATGGGGCTTTAAAACCTTTCACTCTCTTTAAATTATCAGGGCACATACTCAGCAAAATGTAAATGCAAGTATTGTGTATGTTTTTCCCTGCATGTATAATGCAGACTTGCAAATGCTTATAATGCTGCTGGCAAAGCAGGTTCTTATTCTTCTCGCTGTCATATTTGTCCTTCTTTTTCTCGTAATATATTTTAAAGCACATTCATGTGTTTTTATAACTACTTTAATCACAAAAGTTGTGGAATGTGCACTGAATAAAAAGGCGGGTAGAGGTGGTGTTGAGGCTTAGTGTTATAATTCATGTCAAGCCCTAAAATTCAGATGAGTATCTTTGTATttattttcctcctcctcctcctcctcctcctccccctcctccttctcagGTATGATGGGATGGCCTACAAAGCTGCCTCTCAACACACTTTCTACAAGCCTGAAACCAGACCCCGACCGGCCTACAACGACTCGTACAAGGCCCACAGTGTGGACGGGAGACAGTCCAACCAGAGATTTGATTATGTCTAGAACTCTTTTTGTTCTATAtatgcgtctttttttttttttggagctctTTCATGATCCATGAGTTATTCTTTTTGTTTAGCATTCATGGGAGGAGTGTTTTTTATTGTTCTGTACATTCATTTGCCATTTAAAGAAGCAGGTTTGTATGATTTAGGGGGATCTAGTTGCAGAAATCTAATTATGTTTCATTAGTCTGTAACTGAAAATAacagtagttttgtttttgtaactgtaTCCCCTCCATGCATTCTGCCATTTTTCTACAGTGTCCCAGAAAGGACAAACTAAGCATTAGTTTGAGAAGGGGTCTGTctgattttaacatcacactGTTGTTTCTCCTAATCACAGGTATTCAGTTGACTCtgaccactagatgccactaaatccattactatttacttttaaattctgttttgtttttttttttactttttaataacacattttctttcatttctaacTTGCCAATGCTGCTTTGTGATtctatttttgtgtcattttgtctgtaaaataaataaaacaccacaACATGCACCGGTactgaaaaactaaaatgacaggAATAATCATGTGTATATTTTGAGGGATTAAAAGTATacaattagaaaaataaatatttccgATTTGATATTGTAAAATTAGTAATGTGACGTTTTCAGATCAACACAAATGAGAAGTTTTATTGTTGACAAAATGTTTGAGAAAATTACATATGCAAGTGTGTATTCCAAATAAATCCAAAAACCTCCATATTGATTGGGATGTTGTTGTTTATCCTATTAGTGTTATCAATAGGAACTGCAGTGGTCATCAGTTCAACCACGCTTGTTACCTGTTATCTGCAGCCCTCCAGCACCACACGATAAATACAATCATTGGCACATTGTTTCAGGGTAATTAAATAAAACGAATAGTTCATCTTTGATATAAGCCTTTTTCACGGGTCCATACGCTGTATCTGGACTGGTCTGTGATACAACGGTGACAGAGCCTCTGTTAGTTGTCTACTGGGACTTGGCTTGATTTCCCAGGACAGAGAACAAGGAGGGAAGGATTTTAGCTGATTTACACAGAATCATATAATGCAATTAATGAAATTAATAAGTGGGTAGTTATATTAatttaatcacaaaaataattcgTCATAATTGTTTCATTAAAGGTCATGACTCTGTATTAAGAAAATGTTAAAGACTTAGATTATGATTTTAAGAGTGAACACAATCCCAGCTGCTTCATGAGTATGATGATGGTAATGTTACATTTCTACATCTAAACATAGGTATTATTGCTGCACATTGTTGAAAAAGACTTGACTCCACATATTTCCAGCTGCAGGTTTTTTACATAGGTTAGTGTGAACACTGTCAACTTATTCTTTCTCCTTGAATCATGTAGATCCAGGTGGTGCAGTGTCATCCCTGGAACTCTGGCTCCATCTAGTGGCAGTAAAATACATCACTGCTCTGTCAACGGAGTGGgctttaagtttagtttagtttagttcagattATTGTTCATTTGTCTGGGACAATGTACAGatacgttaacccataaagacccaaatatccaccggcgaccaaaaccatgtactgatctaaaccatttaatacctgttgatccactaatcctatcgatacatgtaaataattggtataaaatacagttattcatgttttcatgctcatcagatatgacccatttggacgttcagaggctcggtagttacaccgtcatcttctacaacattgattcaccagtaaagcccatggagttggatcaatgacagtggattgagacactgggttaatgttcaattaatgataaattttactgaaaaagtcactttttctgcagtttcctctgtttctgatataaaaaccctcaacttttatctgggtttttatgaatattttaatgatcagtaaattaaatataggaaaatacctgatattcactgaaaaaatgcaaaacacaaaggataatattttaataaatggtgataaatcacttaaggaaggttagacatggagaaaatttcatttgggaactgacataaaagtcgcactgggtctttatgggttaatctcaaAGAGAAGAGATGCTTTGCACCAGAGTTAGTTACAAACTACTGTCCATCTGCTGTCCCTGGGCAGGTGTGCACACAATATAGAACATTTACATTAATTCATTATCCAGTGGTTTTGTCATTACTGAATATGTCAGATGTGCAACTACATTTTTactaaaaaacaaccaaaaaacaaaacagctggtCAGATACATGCATAAAAAGAAACCACAGGGCTACATGTGGAGGCTCAACATGTTGCATCAAGTTTAGCTGCATGACACCACTAACCAGATACACATAACATAATGTGCtttgcacttttaatacccctctgcaaaatatagtgtaagattctgttgaaagttactgccctataatttagattagattgtctttgtgtaaaacttattacatactgtacatatttatatctgaaagtactcagatattataactgcacaaggtacgaggccatttgaccttgaaaaagtaggtcaaggtcaactatattcaataggcttctgctctatgccaagatgcatccacagtataaatttgatgcagatatctcaatgcattcttcagataatgtgattatgtcattgaatggacagacagacagacagacagacagacggatgacaaaatgattacaatacccctctgcCAAAGGGTAAAAACTGTCCCACTTTTAAACATTATATCATAAATATGTTTGTCAATGCAATGACAACATCACAGTGAACATAACCATCAGAGAGCGAGTGGAGCTACTGGTCCTTCATATTTAGTCCCATCATTGTTTAATTGTTTGTCATCATATCCACGTTTAGTGTGTTGAACAAATGTAGAGGATTAAGCACCACGATCCACCCTAAATGTCATTAAATGCAGTCATTACGAGGAGTTGACCAGTTTTTACTTTACTTTGACTTTCAGTTCCACTTCAGGTTGGATGAGTGCAGCTGTCCTGGTCCTTGGAGGTGTGATGATGTATCTTACCTGCTGTGGAATGTCTCCAGACAGGGAGCAGAGCTGTTTTCATTAGTGAGGGaagaaataacctttgaactttaaCAGGACCAGAACATCTGCTACTGTACAAAACGTAATAAAGATAAAAGATGCTAAACACTTTAGATTGTAGTCAGAAAAGAGTATGTAGTTGTACTTTTAACAAGTTGTAGAGTGATagacatgaatttgtcatgtttacccccctttacggtgcctcAGATGTAGTATATAAACGAAACCTTCCTTCCATGAACACAACAAACAAGTTTccatgtgcaatgtttgttttttgttgttattatagttcatattgtatcatattataataatatttaatagtatATTTATTTATCTCTACGTTTATGTTATTACTGTCCTATATGTACAGTGCTGTGTTGCTGCTTGAACCTTAATTTTCCTGATGGACCCTGCCAAGGGTTAATACAtttctgtctaatctaatctaaaagtgGTATTACACTTGTTGAAATTCGCATTGTATGATAACTGTTGAAAATCTCTAATTACTATGGTGTGAAACAAACAACGACTTGGTAACTtttttattcacacacacacacacacacacacacacacacacatatatatatatatatatatatatatatgtatatatatatatatatatatatatatatagtaacaagggtactgtgaaatgtacagtaactTTCCGGCAGCAATTAGCAAGTAAGTTGCTGTTTTACATTCTACAGCATACTTACTGTTTATTAAATTACAgtacctgtaaaat comes from the Sphaeramia orbicularis chromosome 4, fSphaOr1.1, whole genome shotgun sequence genome and includes:
- the LOC115418680 gene encoding claudin-18-like, whose amino-acid sequence is MAATLCQVMGFILSLLGVAGIIAATGMDQWATEDLFDNPVTAVYSYSGLWRSCVRQSSGFTECRPYFTILGLPALLQAVRALMIVGIVLGAIGCLIAIFALKCLKMGNMEDNIKATMTLTAGIMFLLAGVCGIAGVSAFANLIVQSFRFTTYADGGFSMYGGAGVGGLTGALTPRYTFGPALFVGWIGAAILVVGGVMMCLACRGMSPDRKQRYDGMAYKAASQHTFYKPETRPRPAYNDSYKAHSVDGRQSNQRFDYV